Proteins encoded in a region of the Raphanus sativus cultivar WK10039 chromosome 8, ASM80110v3, whole genome shotgun sequence genome:
- the LOC108820311 gene encoding uncharacterized protein LOC108820311 codes for MSIKHVWFLMVVVGFVVSANAQLPQFPIPFPFPLPFQPSPGIPGLPDVAKCWSSVMNVPGCIIEIYTSILTGKFGHIDPACCKAFLEAEANCLPKVPIYPLFPLKEQCSRVGSAAPPTTK; via the coding sequence ATGTCTATTAAACATGTCTGGTTCCTAATGGTGGTTGTGGGTTTTGTAGTCTCTGCCAATGCTCAACTGCCGCAGTTTCCCATCCCATTTCCTTTTCCACTCCCATTCCAACCAAGTCCCGGTATTCCAGGATTACCTGATGTAGCAAAATGTTGGTCTTCAGTGATGAATGTTCCAGGATGCATTATAGAGATTTATACATCCATACTCACAGGAAAATTCGGACATATAGACCCCGCTTGTTGCAAAGCATTCTTGGAAGCCGAAGCCAATTGCTTGCCGAAAGTTCCAATCTATCCACTTTTTCCTCTCAAAGAACAATGTTCAAGAGTTGGTAGCGCAGCCCCTCCTAccacaaaatag